Proteins encoded within one genomic window of Brenneria nigrifluens DSM 30175 = ATCC 13028:
- a CDS encoding protein YgfX, producing MQLFSLVVHGLLVLLILLAPWPDSYTALWLGLVTLVVFGFIRSQRNIKVRQGEIALRGATHLRWQQRDWQIIKRPWVLKSGILLSLKSMDGKERQRLWLASDSMGNDEWRHLRQLLLQQRN from the coding sequence ATGCAGCTGTTCTCACTGGTTGTACACGGATTACTGGTTTTACTGATACTGCTGGCTCCCTGGCCCGATAGCTATACCGCGCTTTGGCTGGGGCTGGTGACGCTGGTGGTGTTCGGTTTTATCCGCAGCCAGCGCAACATCAAGGTTCGCCAGGGGGAGATTGCTCTGCGCGGAGCAACGCACCTGCGCTGGCAGCAGCGGGACTGGCAGATTATCAAACGTCCGTGGGTGCTGAAGAGCGGCATTCTGCTGTCGCTGAAATCGATGGATGGTAAAGAACGGCAGCGTCTGTGGCTGGCGTCGGACAGCATGGGAAACGACGAGTGGCGCCATCTGCGCCAATTGCTGTTGCAGCAGAGAAATTGA
- the dsbC gene encoding bifunctional protein-disulfide isomerase/oxidoreductase DsbC, whose protein sequence is MKKGLLLLSLLAATAAGFAHADDAAIKQTMTRLGMPAAEIQPSPLSGMKTVLTDSGAFYISDDGKHLIQGPLYDVGGKAPLNVTNQLLKGKMDALREQMIVYQAPQEKHVITVFTDITCGYCHKLHEQMKDYNALGITVRYLAFPRQGLNSQAEKDMQSIWCVANRNKAFDDALKGEEISPATCKTPIAAHYQLGVQFGVQGTPAIVLEDGTVVAGYQGPKEMLAMLDAHNASLKTGG, encoded by the coding sequence ATGAAAAAAGGGTTACTACTACTTTCTCTATTGGCGGCAACGGCTGCCGGTTTTGCCCACGCCGACGATGCGGCGATAAAACAGACCATGACCCGCCTGGGGATGCCGGCTGCCGAGATACAGCCGTCGCCGCTTTCCGGCATGAAAACCGTGCTGACGGACAGCGGCGCGTTTTATATCAGCGACGACGGCAAGCATCTTATACAAGGCCCGTTGTACGACGTCGGCGGCAAAGCGCCGCTCAACGTGACCAATCAGCTGCTGAAGGGAAAAATGGATGCGCTGCGGGAGCAGATGATCGTCTACCAAGCCCCACAGGAAAAACATGTGATCACGGTATTTACCGATATCACCTGCGGTTATTGCCACAAGCTGCACGAGCAGATGAAAGATTACAACGCGCTGGGTATTACCGTGCGTTATCTGGCCTTTCCGCGTCAGGGGCTGAACTCGCAGGCCGAAAAGGATATGCAGTCCATCTGGTGCGTGGCGAACCGCAACAAGGCGTTTGATGACGCGCTGAAAGGCGAAGAGATTTCCCCCGCTACCTGCAAAACCCCTATCGCCGCTCACTATCAGCTTGGCGTGCAGTTTGGCGTACAGGGAACCCCGGCCATCGTACTGGAAGATGGCACGGTGGTGGCCGGCTATCAGGGGCCGAAAGAGATGCTGGCGATGCTGGACGCGCACAACGCGTCGCTGAAGACGGGTGGTTGA
- the lysS gene encoding lysine--tRNA ligase, whose translation MAESQSQGADQAQDLNNELKARREKLVTLREHGIAFPNDFRRDSTSDRLHADYDGKENEELEALNIEVTVAGRMMTRRIMGKASFVTLQDVGGRIQLYVSRDDLAEGVYNEQFKKWDLGDILGARGKLFKTKTGELSVHCTELRLLTKALRPLPDKFHGLADQETRYRQRYLDLIANEESRHTFRIRSQVMAAIRRFMVDHGFMEVETPMMQVIPGGAAARPFVTHHNALDIDMYLRIAPELYLKRLVVGGFERVFEINRNFRNEGISPRHNPEFTMMELYMAYADYKDLIVLTETLFRTLTQDVLGTTTIEYGDQTFDFGKPFAKLTMREAICTYRPETNVADLDDLAKATAIAESLGIKIEKSWGLGRIVTEIFEETAESNLIQPTFITEYPAEVSPLARRNDRNPEITDRFEFFIGGREIGNGFSELNDAEDQAERFAQQVSAKDAGDDEAMFYDEDYVTALEHGLPPTAGLGIGIDRMIMLFTNSHTIRDVILFPAMRPQK comes from the coding sequence ATGGCTGAATCACAATCACAGGGTGCCGATCAGGCGCAGGATCTTAATAACGAACTGAAAGCGCGCCGTGAAAAGCTGGTGACGCTGCGTGAGCACGGCATCGCGTTTCCCAATGATTTCCGCCGCGACAGCACCTCCGATCGCCTGCACGCCGACTACGACGGCAAAGAAAACGAAGAGCTGGAAGCGCTGAACATCGAAGTGACCGTAGCCGGCCGCATGATGACCCGCCGCATTATGGGCAAAGCCTCTTTCGTCACGCTGCAGGACGTGGGCGGGCGTATTCAGCTGTACGTTTCCCGCGACGATCTGGCGGAAGGCGTCTACAACGAGCAGTTCAAAAAGTGGGATTTGGGCGACATTCTCGGCGCGCGCGGCAAGCTGTTCAAAACCAAAACCGGCGAGCTTTCGGTGCACTGTACCGAACTGCGCTTGCTGACCAAGGCCCTGCGTCCGCTGCCGGATAAATTCCACGGCCTGGCCGATCAGGAAACCCGTTACCGTCAGCGCTACCTGGATCTGATCGCCAATGAAGAATCCCGCCATACTTTCCGTATCCGCTCCCAGGTGATGGCGGCGATCCGCCGCTTTATGGTCGACCACGGTTTTATGGAAGTGGAAACGCCGATGATGCAGGTGATCCCCGGCGGCGCGGCGGCGCGTCCGTTTGTAACCCATCACAATGCGCTGGATATCGATATGTATCTGCGTATTGCGCCGGAGCTGTATTTGAAACGCCTGGTGGTGGGCGGTTTTGAACGGGTGTTTGAAATCAACCGCAACTTCCGCAATGAGGGCATCTCCCCGCGCCATAACCCCGAGTTCACCATGATGGAGCTTTATATGGCCTATGCCGACTATAAAGATCTTATCGTGTTGACGGAAACGCTGTTCCGCACTCTGACGCAGGACGTGCTGGGCACCACGACCATCGAATATGGCGATCAGACCTTCGATTTCGGCAAGCCGTTTGCCAAGCTGACCATGCGCGAAGCCATCTGCACATACCGCCCGGAAACCAACGTCGCCGATTTGGACGATTTGGCGAAAGCCACGGCGATTGCCGAGTCGTTGGGCATTAAAATCGAGAAGAGCTGGGGGCTGGGGCGCATCGTCACCGAGATCTTTGAAGAGACGGCGGAAAGCAATCTGATTCAGCCGACCTTTATTACCGAATACCCGGCGGAAGTCTCTCCGCTGGCGCGCCGTAACGATCGGAACCCGGAAATCACCGATCGCTTCGAGTTCTTTATCGGCGGTCGGGAAATCGGCAACGGTTTCTCCGAGCTGAACGACGCGGAAGATCAGGCGGAGCGTTTCGCCCAGCAGGTCAGCGCCAAAGACGCCGGCGACGACGAAGCCATGTTCTACGACGAAGACTACGTCACCGCGCTGGAGCATGGTTTGCCGCCGACCGCCGGTCTGGGCATTGGCATCGACCGTATGATTATGCTGTTCACCAACAGCCACACCATCCGCGACGTGATTCTGTTCCCGGCGATGCGCCCGCAGAAGTAA
- the fldB gene encoding flavodoxin FldB: protein MKIGLFYGSSTCYTEMAAEKIRDILGEDLVDLHNVKDVSPQRMEEYGILILGIPTWDFGELQEDWEAVWTQLPTLNLSGKIVALYGMGDQLGYGEWFLDALGMLHAQLQPLGVKFIGYWPTESYEFTSPKPLAADGKQFVGLALDEVNQYDLSDERIEQWCEQILLEMEPLL, encoded by the coding sequence ATGAAAATTGGTCTGTTTTACGGCTCCAGCACCTGCTATACCGAAATGGCGGCAGAAAAAATCCGCGACATCCTGGGTGAGGATCTGGTGGATCTGCACAACGTCAAAGATGTCTCCCCGCAACGGATGGAAGAGTACGGCATATTGATTCTGGGCATTCCCACCTGGGATTTCGGCGAACTTCAGGAAGACTGGGAGGCCGTCTGGACGCAGTTGCCCACGCTGAACCTGAGCGGCAAGATCGTGGCGCTGTACGGCATGGGCGATCAGTTGGGATACGGCGAATGGTTTCTGGACGCGCTGGGGATGCTGCACGCTCAACTACAGCCGCTGGGGGTGAAATTTATCGGCTACTGGCCGACGGAAAGCTACGAGTTCACCAGTCCGAAACCGCTCGCCGCCGATGGCAAACAGTTTGTCGGCCTGGCGCTGGATGAGGTCAATCAGTACGATCTCAGCGACGAGCGCATTGAGCAATGGTGCGAACAGATTTTGCTGGAAATGGAACCGCTGCTCTAA
- the prfB gene encoding peptide chain release factor 2 (programmed frameshift) encodes MFEINPVKNRIQDLSERTAVLRGYLDYDAKKERLEEVNAELEQPDVWNEPERAQALGKERSSLEAIVDTIDQMTQGLEDVAGLLELAVEEDDEDTFNETAAELDALENKLGQLEFRRMFSGEYDSADCYLDIQAGSGGTEAQDWASMLVRMYLRWAEAKGFKTEIIEESDGEVAGTKSATIKIMGDYAFGWLRTETGVHRLVRKSPFDSGGRRHTSFSSAFVYPEVDDDIDIEINPADLRIDVYRASGAGGQHVNRTESAVRITHLPTNIVTQCQNDRSQHKNKDQAMKQLKAKLYEFEMQKKNAEKQVMEDNKSDIGWGSQIRSYVLDDSRIKDLRTGVETRNTQAVLDGDLDKFIEASLKAGL; translated from the exons ATGTTTGAAATTAATCCGGTAAAAAACCGCATTCAGGACCTGTCGGAGCGTACGGCCGTCCTTAGGGGGTATCTT GACTACGATGCCAAGAAAGAACGCCTCGAAGAAGTAAACGCCGAACTGGAGCAGCCTGACGTCTGGAACGAGCCGGAACGCGCGCAGGCGCTGGGTAAAGAGCGCTCCTCGCTGGAAGCCATCGTCGACACCATCGATCAGATGACGCAGGGACTGGAGGATGTCGCCGGCCTGCTGGAACTGGCGGTGGAAGAAGACGACGAAGACACCTTCAATGAAACCGCGGCCGAACTGGACGCGCTGGAAAATAAACTGGGTCAGCTCGAATTTCGCCGCATGTTCTCCGGCGAGTATGATAGCGCGGACTGCTATCTGGATATTCAGGCGGGTTCCGGCGGCACCGAAGCCCAGGACTGGGCCAGCATGCTGGTGCGGATGTACCTGCGCTGGGCGGAAGCCAAAGGGTTCAAAACCGAAATTATCGAAGAGTCCGACGGCGAAGTGGCCGGCACCAAATCCGCCACCATCAAGATTATGGGCGACTACGCCTTTGGCTGGCTGCGCACCGAAACCGGCGTCCATCGCCTGGTGCGTAAAAGTCCGTTCGACTCCGGCGGCCGCCGTCATACCTCGTTCAGTTCCGCTTTCGTCTATCCCGAAGTGGATGACGATATCGATATCGAAATCAACCCGGCCGACCTGCGTATTGACGTTTATCGCGCCTCGGGCGCCGGCGGTCAGCACGTAAACCGGACCGAATCCGCGGTGCGTATTACCCATCTTCCGACCAATATCGTCACCCAGTGCCAGAATGACCGCTCCCAGCACAAAAACAAAGATCAGGCGATGAAACAGCTGAAAGCCAAGCTGTACGAGTTTGAGATGCAAAAGAAAAACGCTGAGAAGCAGGTGATGGAAGACAACAAGTCGGATATCGGCTGGGGCAGCCAGATTCGCTCCTATGTGCTGGATGATTCGCGCATCAAGGATTTACGCACCGGGGTGGAGACACGCAACACCCAGGCGGTGCTGGATGGCGATCTGGACAAATTTATTGAAGCAAGTTTAAAAGCGGGATTATAA
- the xerD gene encoding site-specific tyrosine recombinase XerD — MHEQDQAFIEQFLDALWLERNLAENTLASYRLDLRSLAEWLAHHDSGLLRAQAGDLQSFLAERLEGGYKASSSARLLSAMRRLFQYLYREKIRGDDPSAVLSSPKLPQRLPKDLSEAQVEALLRAPNVDQPLELRDKAMLEVLYATGLRVSELVGLTISDVSLRQGVVRVVGKGDKERLVPLGEEAVYWIEQYLEYGRPWLLNGRALDVMFPSNRAQQMTRQTFWHRIKHYAILASIDSEKLSPHVLRHAFATHLLNHGADLRVVQMLLGHSDLSTTQIYTHVATERLKQLHQLHHPRA; from the coding sequence ATGCACGAGCAGGATCAGGCATTTATTGAGCAATTTCTCGATGCGCTGTGGCTGGAGCGTAACCTGGCGGAAAATACGCTGGCCTCTTACCGCCTGGATTTACGCTCGCTGGCAGAGTGGCTGGCGCATCACGATAGCGGCCTGCTCAGAGCGCAGGCCGGCGATCTGCAATCTTTCCTGGCCGAGCGCCTGGAAGGCGGCTATAAGGCAAGCAGTTCGGCGCGTTTGTTAAGCGCCATGCGCCGGCTGTTCCAGTACCTTTACCGGGAAAAAATCCGCGGTGACGATCCCAGCGCGGTATTGTCATCCCCCAAGCTGCCGCAGCGTTTGCCGAAAGATTTGAGCGAGGCTCAGGTTGAAGCGCTGCTGCGCGCCCCCAACGTCGATCAGCCGCTGGAATTGCGCGATAAAGCCATGCTTGAGGTATTGTATGCCACCGGGCTGCGCGTTTCCGAACTGGTGGGGCTGACGATTAGCGATGTCAGCCTGCGTCAGGGGGTGGTGCGGGTGGTCGGGAAAGGCGATAAAGAACGGCTGGTGCCGCTGGGCGAAGAAGCGGTGTACTGGATCGAGCAATATCTGGAGTATGGGCGGCCGTGGTTACTTAACGGGCGCGCGCTGGATGTGATGTTTCCCAGCAACCGCGCGCAGCAGATGACGCGTCAGACCTTCTGGCATCGTATCAAGCACTATGCGATTCTGGCGTCGATCGATAGCGAAAAACTTTCTCCGCATGTGCTGCGTCATGCGTTCGCCACCCATTTATTGAACCACGGCGCGGACTTACGGGTGGTGCAGATGTTGCTGGGACACAGCGATCTTTCCACGACGCAGATTTATACCCATGTGGCGACGGAACGTCTGAAACAACTCCATCAGCTGCATCATCCGCGGGCGTAA
- a CDS encoding MFS transporter — MQATITPAIDAEADAPPVNSRGKVIIASLVGTAIEFFDFYIYATAAVLVFPHIFFPQGDPAAATLQSLATFAIAFIARPIGSAVFGHFGDRAGRKVTLVASLLTMGISTVLIGLLPSYETIGILAPILLALARFGQGLGLGGEWGGAALLATENAPAHKRALYGSFPQLGAPIGFFFANGTFLLLSWLLTDEQFMQWGWRVPFIFSAVLVLIGLYVRVSLHETPVFAKVAKAGKQVRIPIGTLLGKHMKATILGTFIMLATYTLFYIMTVYSMTYGTTPAPNGLGFSRNAFLWMLMIAVIAFAVIIPLSGYLADAFGRRKTMITVTCLMLLFAMLFPSMLGSGNQTLVMAFLICGMGMMGLTFGPMGALLPELFPTEVRYTGASFSYNVSSILGASVAPYIATWLTVTYGLFYVGVYLAAMASLTLIALLLTKETRHQSLD; from the coding sequence ATGCAAGCCACCATCACTCCCGCTATCGACGCCGAGGCCGACGCTCCGCCGGTAAATTCCAGAGGTAAAGTTATCATTGCCTCTCTGGTGGGAACCGCGATTGAATTTTTTGATTTCTATATTTACGCCACCGCCGCCGTGCTGGTGTTTCCACATATTTTCTTCCCGCAGGGCGACCCGGCCGCGGCCACGCTACAGTCGCTGGCGACCTTTGCGATAGCCTTTATCGCCCGGCCGATCGGCTCGGCGGTCTTTGGTCATTTCGGCGACCGCGCCGGTCGCAAGGTCACGCTGGTGGCGTCATTGCTGACCATGGGCATTTCAACGGTGCTGATCGGCCTGTTGCCCAGCTATGAAACCATCGGCATCCTTGCTCCCATCCTGCTGGCGCTGGCCCGTTTCGGCCAGGGTCTGGGGCTGGGCGGCGAATGGGGCGGCGCGGCGCTGCTGGCGACCGAGAACGCCCCGGCGCATAAACGCGCGCTGTACGGTTCATTCCCGCAGCTCGGCGCGCCGATCGGCTTCTTCTTCGCCAACGGCACTTTCCTGCTGCTTTCCTGGCTGCTGACCGATGAACAATTTATGCAGTGGGGCTGGCGCGTACCCTTTATTTTCTCCGCCGTACTGGTGCTGATCGGCCTGTACGTGCGCGTCTCCCTGCATGAAACGCCGGTATTCGCCAAAGTCGCCAAAGCGGGCAAACAGGTGCGCATTCCCATCGGGACGCTGCTCGGCAAACATATGAAAGCCACCATCCTCGGCACCTTCATCATGCTGGCGACCTACACGCTGTTCTATATCATGACCGTCTACTCCATGACCTACGGCACCACGCCGGCGCCGAACGGGCTGGGCTTTTCGCGCAACGCTTTCCTGTGGATGCTGATGATCGCGGTGATCGCTTTCGCCGTTATCATCCCGCTGTCGGGCTATCTGGCCGATGCTTTCGGGCGGCGTAAAACCATGATTACCGTGACCTGCCTGATGCTGCTGTTCGCCATGCTGTTCCCGTCGATGCTGGGTTCCGGCAATCAGACTCTGGTGATGGCCTTCCTGATCTGCGGCATGGGCATGATGGGGCTGACGTTCGGCCCGATGGGCGCGCTGCTGCCGGAGCTGTTCCCGACGGAAGTGCGCTATACCGGGGCTTCTTTCTCTTATAACGTCTCGTCCATTCTCGGTGCGTCCGTCGCGCCCTATATCGCCACCTGGCTGACCGTCACTTACGGTCTGTTCTACGTGGGGGTTTATCTGGCGGCGATGGCGTCGCTGACGCTGATTGCACTACTGCTGACTAAAGAGACGCGCCATCAGTCTCTTGACTAA
- the sdhE gene encoding FAD assembly factor SdhE — translation MEIDNKSRIHWACRRGMRELDISIMPFFEHEYDALSDGDKRTFVRLLQCDDPDLFNWLMNHGEPQDQDLKRMISLIQTRNKARGPVAM, via the coding sequence ATGGAAATCGATAATAAATCACGCATTCACTGGGCATGTCGGCGGGGTATGCGTGAGTTGGATATTTCTATCATGCCTTTTTTTGAGCATGAGTATGATGCGCTAAGCGATGGCGACAAACGGACGTTCGTCCGCCTGCTGCAGTGTGACGATCCGGATCTGTTTAACTGGCTGATGAATCACGGTGAACCGCAAGATCAGGATCTGAAACGTATGATCTCCCTTATCCAGACGCGAAATAAAGCCCGTGGCCCAGTGGCAATGTGA
- the recJ gene encoding single-stranded-DNA-specific exonuclease RecJ, translated as MELITQLRRRPLAEDSDLPATLSPLLRRLYAQRGVRGAQELERSLRGLLDYRLLNGIDEAVDFLRRALADRRCMVIVGDFDADGATSTALTVLALRGMGGVNVKYLVPNRFEDGYGLSPEVVAQAAELGAEVIVTVDNGISSHAGVEEAHRRGIAVLVTDHHLPGETLPAADAMINPNLRDCAFPSKALAGVGVAFYLMMALCVRLRESGWFTEQGLAEPKLAELLDLVALGTVADVVPLDANNRILVAQGLSRIRAGRCRPGIRALLEVANREAGQLVAGDLGFALGPRLNAAGRLDDMSVGVALLLSDDIVQARMLASDLDALNQTRREIEQGMQVEALRLCETLEQSRDALPYGLAMYHPEWHQGVVGILASRIKDRFHRPVIAFAPAGDGMLKGSGRSIAGLHLRDALERLDTRYPGMMDKFGGHAMAAGLTLQETQFEPFRQRFGELVGEWLDASQLEGVVWSDGELALPELCLSTAEMLRDAGPWGQAFPEPTFDGRFRILQQRLVGERHLKVMVEPLNGGPLLDGIAFNIDTSIWPDSSVREAELAYKLDVNEFRGKRSVQLLIQHLWPL; from the coding sequence GTGGAACTGATAACCCAACTGCGCCGGCGTCCGCTGGCGGAGGATAGTGATTTACCGGCGACTTTGTCGCCGCTGTTGCGCCGCCTGTACGCGCAGCGCGGCGTCAGAGGCGCGCAGGAGCTGGAGCGCAGCCTGCGCGGTCTGCTGGACTACCGTCTGTTGAACGGCATCGATGAGGCGGTCGATTTTCTGCGGCGGGCGCTGGCGGATCGGCGCTGCATGGTGATCGTCGGCGATTTCGACGCCGACGGCGCCACCAGCACCGCGCTGACGGTGCTGGCGCTGCGCGGCATGGGCGGCGTTAACGTGAAATATCTGGTGCCGAACCGTTTTGAGGATGGCTACGGGTTAAGCCCGGAAGTGGTCGCGCAGGCCGCCGAGCTGGGCGCCGAGGTTATCGTCACGGTAGATAACGGTATTTCCTCCCATGCCGGGGTGGAGGAGGCGCACAGGCGCGGCATCGCGGTGCTGGTGACCGACCACCATCTGCCGGGAGAAACCCTGCCCGCCGCCGATGCCATGATTAACCCCAACCTGCGCGACTGCGCCTTTCCGTCGAAAGCGCTGGCGGGCGTCGGCGTCGCATTTTATCTGATGATGGCGCTGTGCGTGCGCCTGCGGGAGAGCGGCTGGTTTACCGAACAAGGGCTGGCGGAGCCGAAGCTGGCCGAACTGCTGGACCTGGTGGCGTTGGGCACGGTGGCGGACGTGGTGCCGCTGGATGCCAACAACCGCATTCTGGTGGCGCAGGGGCTGAGCCGCATTCGCGCCGGAAGGTGCCGGCCCGGCATCCGGGCGCTGCTGGAAGTGGCGAACCGCGAAGCGGGTCAACTGGTCGCCGGCGATCTGGGTTTCGCGCTGGGGCCGCGGCTTAACGCCGCCGGACGGCTGGATGATATGTCGGTCGGGGTGGCGCTGTTGCTCAGTGACGATATCGTGCAGGCGCGCATGCTGGCCAGCGATCTGGACGCCCTGAATCAGACGCGCCGTGAAATCGAACAAGGAATGCAGGTTGAAGCGCTGCGCCTGTGCGAAACGCTGGAGCAAAGCCGCGACGCGCTGCCCTACGGGTTGGCGATGTACCATCCGGAATGGCATCAAGGGGTGGTGGGCATTCTAGCGTCGCGCATCAAGGATCGCTTTCACCGACCTGTGATCGCCTTTGCCCCGGCGGGGGACGGCATGCTGAAGGGGTCGGGACGCTCCATCGCCGGGCTGCACCTGCGCGATGCGCTGGAGCGGCTGGATACGCGCTATCCGGGGATGATGGACAAGTTCGGCGGCCATGCGATGGCGGCGGGACTCACGCTGCAAGAGACGCAGTTTGAGCCTTTCCGCCAGCGCTTTGGCGAACTGGTGGGCGAATGGCTGGATGCCTCGCAGCTGGAAGGCGTGGTTTGGTCGGACGGCGAACTGGCGCTGCCGGAGCTGTGTCTGTCCACGGCGGAGATGCTGCGCGACGCCGGGCCGTGGGGACAGGCTTTTCCCGAACCGACTTTCGACGGACGGTTTCGCATTCTGCAACAGCGGCTGGTGGGTGAGCGTCACCTGAAAGTGATGGTGGAACCGCTAAACGGCGGCCCGCTGCTGGACGGCATCGCCTTTAACATCGATACCAGCATATGGCCGGACAGCAGCGTGCGCGAAGCGGAGCTGGCCTATAAGCTGGACGTCAACGAGTTTCGCGGCAAGCGTTCGGTGCAACTGCTGATCCAGCACCTGTGGCCGCTGTAA
- the rlmF gene encoding 23S rRNA (adenine(1618)-N(6))-methyltransferase RlmF, translating into MTTPKDNHAAQKNRLHPRNRHGGRYDFTALKQIHPALIPFVKVNAYGDESVDFSDPQAVKVLNQALLHHFYQIEHWIIPDGFLCPPVPGRADYLHHLADLLAEDNQSVVPRGASVLDVGCGANCIYPLIGHREYGWRFTGSEINPQAMQAANATIEANPGLNRAIRLRRQKNSKAILTGIIHKNEIFDAVLCNPPFHASAAEARQGSQRKLHNLGLDKNSPLNFGGRQEELWCEGGETAFISQMINESAGFARQCLWFTSLVSRKENLPELYRALENVGTEKVATINMAQGQKQSRFVAWSFFDASARAKWWLQKR; encoded by the coding sequence ATGACCACGCCCAAAGATAACCATGCCGCGCAGAAAAACAGGCTGCACCCTCGTAACCGCCACGGCGGTCGCTATGATTTTACCGCGCTGAAGCAAATCCATCCGGCGCTGATACCTTTCGTTAAGGTGAATGCTTACGGTGACGAGTCGGTGGATTTCTCCGACCCGCAGGCCGTCAAGGTGCTGAATCAGGCGCTGTTGCACCATTTCTACCAGATTGAACACTGGATTATTCCGGACGGTTTTCTCTGTCCGCCGGTGCCCGGCCGGGCGGATTACCTTCATCATCTGGCCGATCTGCTGGCGGAGGATAATCAATCCGTGGTGCCGCGCGGAGCGTCGGTGCTGGACGTTGGCTGCGGCGCCAACTGCATTTATCCGTTGATCGGCCATCGTGAATATGGCTGGCGTTTTACCGGCAGCGAAATTAATCCGCAGGCGATGCAGGCGGCCAATGCCACCATCGAGGCGAACCCCGGCCTGAATCGGGCCATTCGTTTACGCCGCCAGAAAAACAGCAAAGCGATTCTTACCGGTATTATTCATAAGAACGAAATTTTCGACGCCGTGCTGTGTAATCCGCCGTTCCACGCTTCCGCCGCCGAGGCGCGTCAGGGGTCGCAGCGCAAGCTGCATAATCTTGGCCTGGATAAAAACTCGCCGCTCAACTTCGGCGGCCGGCAGGAAGAGCTGTGGTGCGAAGGCGGGGAAACCGCATTTATCAGTCAGATGATTAACGAGAGCGCCGGCTTTGCCCGCCAGTGCCTGTGGTTCACCTCGCTGGTGTCGCGTAAAGAAAACCTGCCCGAGCTGTATCGGGCGCTGGAAAACGTCGGCACGGAGAAAGTCGCGACCATCAATATGGCGCAGGGGCAGAAACAGAGCCGCTTTGTGGCCTGGAGCTTTTTTGACGCGTCCGCGCGCGCAAAATGGTGGTTACAGAAACGATAA
- a CDS encoding 5-methyltetrahydropteroyltriglutamate--homocysteine S-methyltransferase: MENLKTVTPPFRADVVGSYLRPDYLHAARAQYTKGEIDHDELKRVEDKAISELVAKQKAAGLQVITDGEFRRSWWHLDFMWGLNGVEKASLSRGYNFAGTETRPETARLTGKISGDNHPFIDHFRFLLTFAEGGIVPRLTIPAPAQFLKELYRPDNRESTLKYYPRQSDLVADIAAAYQTFIREVYAAGCRSLQLDDCTWGMMVDARYNNAGVAVKEEGACGCAQHADHTVISDNVQELAELLLEVNNAAIAGAPQDLALATHVCRGNYRSTWAASGGYQPIAGILFGKENVAAYYLEFDTERAGDFSPLAEVSGDKQVVLGLISSKIGELEDKQAVIARIKEATRYLPLERLCLSTQCGFASTEEGNALTEQQQWAKIALVKEIADEVWGG, from the coding sequence ATGGAAAACCTGAAAACCGTTACCCCCCCATTTCGCGCCGACGTTGTCGGCAGTTATTTGCGTCCGGATTATTTGCATGCGGCGCGCGCGCAATATACCAAGGGCGAGATCGATCATGACGAATTAAAACGCGTTGAAGATAAGGCCATCAGCGAATTGGTCGCCAAACAGAAGGCGGCCGGTCTCCAAGTCATCACGGACGGCGAATTCCGTCGCAGTTGGTGGCATCTGGATTTCATGTGGGGGCTGAACGGCGTTGAAAAGGCGAGTTTGTCGCGTGGTTACAATTTCGCCGGTACGGAAACTCGTCCCGAAACCGCCAGGTTGACCGGCAAAATCAGCGGCGACAATCATCCTTTCATCGATCATTTTCGCTTTCTGCTGACGTTCGCCGAAGGCGGCATCGTTCCTCGTCTCACGATCCCCGCTCCCGCCCAGTTTCTGAAAGAGCTATACCGGCCGGATAACCGGGAGAGCACGCTGAAATACTATCCCCGCCAGAGCGATCTGGTCGCGGATATCGCCGCCGCCTATCAGACCTTTATTCGTGAAGTGTATGCGGCCGGCTGCCGCAGCCTACAGCTCGATGATTGCACATGGGGCATGATGGTGGACGCGCGTTATAACAACGCCGGCGTCGCCGTTAAAGAAGAAGGCGCGTGTGGTTGTGCTCAACACGCCGATCATACCGTCATCAGCGATAACGTTCAGGAACTGGCGGAGCTGCTGCTGGAGGTCAACAACGCGGCGATTGCCGGCGCGCCGCAAGATCTGGCGCTGGCGACGCACGTTTGCCGCGGCAACTATCGCTCGACCTGGGCGGCGAGCGGCGGTTATCAACCTATCGCCGGTATCCTGTTTGGAAAAGAAAACGTTGCCGCCTACTACCTTGAATTCGATACCGAGCGTGCCGGCGATTTTTCTCCCCTGGCGGAAGTTTCCGGCGACAAGCAGGTCGTATTGGGACTGATTTCATCCAAAATCGGCGAGCTTGAAGATAAACAGGCGGTTATCGCGCGTATTAAAGAGGCAACCCGCTATCTCCCGCTTGAACGCCTGTGTTTAAGCACCCAATGCGGTTTCGCGTCGACTGAAGAAGGCAATGCGCTGACGGAACAGCAGCAATGGGCCAAGATCGCGCTGGTTAAAGAAATCGCCGACGAAGTATGGGGCGGCTAA